tgctcaggtctgtagtttcaaaccatctgtcattccCATCGATCAGGCATGCTCACTCAtaatttccttgctgtcattGCAGGGGCCATCAGTTgagctgttcacatcagctggtcacatctaaCCAATAGCACATTGACACACCTTCATTGTCAGCCTATCATTTTGCGGTtgcctttttaaatatgttttctccctctctaccTTAGTGCtttcatgttgctgtcatgCACGCCCCATGATCTCCCCATCAGCGCCCAGTCTTTGCTgattcatcagtgcatcactTCATCAACCTCATCTGCCTTGTCAGtctcagcagaagtcatcagccaccaccaccagtgtctggactaTATGGGGGATTTATCTTGCTTctgctcaggactgatgtccctTGATTAcaaaatctccctgtagagtctaagcaccaaagacttttgacaagacttaatcatcaatatcgatataataaacaattatttttgcttCATCCACTTGTCTTTCCTGATTGAACTGATTTTTACCAAAAGAGAAGGGatccagtgcagcagagtaAATGAATAAAGCTGCTTTCTTGGCCTTGACTGTGTGAAAACCCACCGAGCCCAAAGTGTTTGACTGTCCAGAGGAAGAAAATTATTTCTCTATGGCCCATTCCTACAGGTTTTTCATATCCTGTAAAAGTGGGACATTCCAAGTCCCCCTCCCTGTAAATGGGCCATCTCCATGTAAATATCCACAAGTACAGGTTGTTGCCACTCGAGTAACTGATGTTCTGATGTGTTTCAAGTAAGTTGATATGACATGTCCCTGAACACCACTACCTTGGATGGATCGTGGCCTGCATCGGCACATGAAGTAGCTCAACTGCATGGACATTTTCCCCTTTGGAAGGCCAAAACAGCACAGTACAATCTGATTTGGTTTCAGTGCTGGTACTAAATATGCTTGCAAATCAGTAATCACCAACTCCTAAGACAGATTGTTTCATGACATATCATGTATGGCATCACATGGCATGAGGGATGGAAATCAAAAGCTGCAACCATGTAGTGCCATGTATCACTGTCATGTTCCATCAGTTTGTTGCAGTATCAAACAGAGAACTTTTGCATTTCACCATTAAGGTGAATGAATGATAAatttctttgtgttgtgttggttTTGGTGAGAGGTCGTCGTTCATTTGCTCTGTTTTCTGCAGGGTTGAGGTGATGGAGGCCAACTGCTTACCCATCTGTCCCACAGTAGGAGCTTCCCGAGAGCCGTATGGCAGGTTGTGGCAGGTTGTGGCAGGTCCCTGTCATGTGAAATACCTTCATTGGCTATGTCAAGGCGTTTCACACGTTTGCCACCGGAACACACCACACTAGGGGCCGCATGGATAAAACACTGTGTGTACACTCATGACTAAAACCGTGTGTGCACAAAGGCAGAAATATGCATACGCATTCTTTTCGTGAGATTTATAAAGCGTGCGTACGCATAGTTGTGTTTTATAAATCCACTCTCACGATTAGCCAtgaatggatgaagacacacccTGAACCAGCCGTTTTCCAATGGAATTTATCAATTCAAATCTGTCAATGAAACATACGGGAAATAAAAAGTGCCGTTCCGCCGATTGTGTTTCCCAGAGGAGAGGTTCTCCAGCGGCCAAAACAGCTATCATAACGCACGACGATTACGCATGGCTTTGCGGCTCTTTATAccgtccatatcattaattcatcgcGTGAACCTGTAAACCATCGCCGGCAGGGATATCAGAGAAATGTAATCTATGATTAGTTTGTAGCACTCATATCGAAACCGACTTTACGAGGTGCGtcacaactaaggataaaataaaattaacagcaaaatacGATGTATTGTGTTAAGACTACAAAGACACTGCAGAGACTCTTGGAGAGATTAGGAAGGCAGTGGGATGCCAGGACACTTCAGAACACTATAACCTAGTTCGTATGAAACAGACTGAGGTGCTCAGTCTTCATCGTGCCCCTTCATTCCCTTCCTTTCCACAAACAAGACCTTGTCGGAtccttctccaagatgcagttCAACTTTGTCTGGTTAAAGAACATTAAAACACAGGCATAAACGAGTCAAGAAACCAAACATAAAATTCAAACATCTTTATATCAACTCCAGCAAAAATACAAAGTTCTTAAAGACGTATCATTCTTGGGATTACCACAAATAAAGCAGTTATTTCTTTCTAATatacaaaatcaaaatatttaaatagcaACTGTAAAGAATAAACATGTTCAAGTCTGATATTTGGTGGGCTGTTTTAGATTTGCTAAATTCTTTAGCCTACATGGAGTtcttaaataacaataaaaacatgacagacaTGTTTTGCATTTACAGATGATTTACCCTCTAAAGAGAAATGaccttaataaaaaaataacactgtGCTAAAAATGGTATTTTTCCTTTGACAATATACTAAAGTCAGTTACTACTGTGGAAGTAAAGAAACTTCACATTATGAGAACATCTGACAgtcaatgacaataaaaaaataacaacataataataaaactgcaATGTACTTTGATACACAACTCAGAAGTGTGACTAGACTACCCCAAAAACTTGATATCCTACTTGTGAATAAATCAAGGGAAGGACTTTATAAGCCTGCAATGTGCCATTAATGCTAGAGGCCATTAACACCGATCACGTGTACACACTTTTCAGGCCTTTGTTGTTCAGAAATATTGTTGCCAAAGTGATACACAAACCACTGTCCCAAAGTTTTCTCAGATTTTTCAGAATAGCTTTTTGATGGGCACTAAACGTGCATGCATAGTCTTGAATGGGGTTAGTATTTTCAAAGATCATGGGCATAAATATAATTCTGGATCTCAGTTGGTAGGAAGGCAACAGCTGCAGAGAGTTGCTAAAATACACCTGCAACTGTCTCCACATTAACAAGACTTTACACATGCAGAAGCAGGTAAAACACTCAAAGAACAATTGAGCATAATGGTCAGAAGTGACTGCAGAGGTACATCAAGATGAAAACTGaccagaaacaaaataaaaaatacaaactttttGTCATGACACATACAGAACGCACATGTCTGTTTCAACAATtctgacacttttttttaaacatctaatACAACTATAATAAGAACAATTTCATGTTAATGCTCTGGGAAAACAGgtatagaaaaataaaactgtcagGTATGCCTCAGTCAACATAAAGAATTTACAGATGAAGCATGAGGCACAACCTGCGGAACGGAAACTATTTGCACACACCCTCAGTGAGGCAAATGAATGTTGTCTGCCTCTCCAGTAAATTGAAAGCTGTTACAACTAGAGGACAGGAGTTTTCACATTTAGCAACACATTCTATAACTTTACACTTCATAAATAAGGCACCTGGTCACAACAGTCACATATTCACAATGTTGTGATTGGAAGACAAGCTGGAGATACAAACCGCCTACTTACAAGTAAGTACAAATTTTATCCAAAGCTGACCTTCCTTCTCATATCAAGCTCTCTGAACATTGATATTCTCTGTCATTCAGTAAACGCAGTGCATGCTATTATCGGAAACAATAATTATAtacaaaaaatggcaaaaaaaaaaagaaacaaaacggGATGAAGAATGGATTTAATGTCACCATTATAACAGCTGGAAGCTTGACGTTTGTTACTCTTACTTTTAAAATGAGGTTTTGTTATCTCCAGCCGTGTCGTAGAGTGCTGACACATAAAGCCAAACAGCAAACTACATCAGCTAGACATCATATAGGACTCATATGTAGTCCCTGAACACAGAGCAAACGCTCAGCAAACAatcacatttgcattttcacacCAAAGCTTTACAAAAGCGTTAATGAATTTCAAAATCTCTGTTCCTCCTTCACACATTTGCCTACTGAAAAAGGTATCCTCTGAAGAGTTTGGTGAAGACTACAAAATAGATACTTCTGGTCCttctgataaaaagaaaaaaaaaaaaatcacaaaattctCTAAATAAAGAcgatctctctctgtctctgcaggtcCATTTTATTTTGAGTGTGATGTCCTGGTGCGCTTAGCTGGGGTCTCTAAAAGCTCCTGAGCTCTCTTTGTTGCACTGCGTGGCAACATGGCTGCCTGACTTCTCTTTGCCAGGGATTTTAAAGCCCCTTTTCTGGTCAATGTGGCTTCCTCAGCTTTCCGGACTGATTTAGGAGATGCATTTTGTGATGTCATTGACTTTTTTGCCCTCTTTGACACAAGACTGGGGCTTCCAGTCAAAGGGACTGCCGCCTCCATTTTTCTCTGGGATCTTGTCAGTACCTGGTCAGGTGACGTTGGAACCTTGACATCCACGCTCTGCTGTGGGGTTTCAACAGCATTCTCGGTACCTTTCATTTCAGCGACTGTACTTTGAGATGATTCCTTTGCTTGCATTTTTGCAGCATTCACTTTACTCACAGTGGGCTTTTCAACTTCTGCTTTCTCTGCTTCAAATAGTTTTTTGTCAGCCTTCCTTTTAGATGTGTCGACAGGATTGTGTTCAGATATTTTAGGAGAACCTAGTCGTTGAGAATATCTCTTTGGCAACTCTTCTTTTCTGGTTGTATATTTTGGAGGTCTACCACTGCCCTGCGCCTTGACCGCCCTTCCTTGAACGGGATGCTTTGTTGCCTTTTTGCCAGCCAGTGTTATCCTTCTCCCCATTTTTGCTGCAGACGCTTTCATTTGTTTACTGACAGGTAGGGCTGATTTCCGTGCCTTCAGAGGTCGTTTCAATTTAGATTTGGAGGCAGACTTTGTGGTAGTCAGCCTTTTCAAATTGTTTGCTTTTAAGCTTTTTGAGGTGTCTTTCAGTCTAACTTTGCTGGTTTGCTGAACCTGCATCTTCTCTCGGATATTAGAGTATTTCCTCAAGATCCTTGCACTGGCTGGATTCTTTGATTTACCAGAAGCTTTCTGGGATTCACCTCTTTGCACACAGGCTTCGGCAGAGGAGTGTGACTTATTAAAAGTCTGAGTAGTACTAGGTagttctcttctctccttccctttGACTGCATTTGCCTCTTGTTCCAGTGCTCTGGCAATCAGTTTCTGACTCTTGGGGTTGCTCTTTACAGGAGAGGCAATGGcaaactttttcaaatgtttctttaagCGCTCTGCCTGTAGGCTTGGAAATACCCCTTGAGAGGTCCCTGAAGCACTAGACGAGCTGTGGAAGCACAGCTGGGTTTCTGAAGGAAGACGTGTATTCACTTTCTTGACAATGACAAGGGACTTTGTTTCTGTTGATTCAAGGAACCAGCGACAAATACTGGTAAGATCAAAGCCTTTCATGAAGAGCATTTGCACTGGTGAGTATCTCTGGTGCTCTGAAGACTTTGGTTTTCGTGCCCTGCGTTTACTTTTCCATATagctgcctgtctgtctgctttgtttttgtattttgtcgCTGGCTGACCCTCTTTGTCCATTTGCACCCAGCCTTTCTGCATTTTATCATACCTAATGTTCAAGTTTGTAAtttgttgttggttttcttCACCAGTCAGACTCTCCAAGAATTTGCTAGCACTCTGTTTGAGGGGCTCAGGTCTTGGTGTAATGACAGGGATGGTGGAGCTGTGGGGCAACACGGATGGCACAGGTAATGGAGGGGGTCTCACCTGAGCTTTAGTTATCCTTTCTGGCATTATTCTGATAGGTGAAGCTACATCACTCTGTCTTCCAGCTATAGAAGGAGCACTGGTAGAAGGTGCAGTCAATCTTTGTGATCTCAAAGTCAATTTCTTGTTGTCCAGTGGTGATGACTGAGGAACAGACTGGTGGGACATTTCAGCCTTACTGCTCTCACTCCTCAATGGCATTCTTGTGGGTTTGTCTGGTATGGAAGAACTGCTATCATCTCCACTCGCAGACTTGTCTTCTAAAGATGCTACATTTGGCTTCTGCTGCAAAGCAAAATCACTTGCTTCTGCCTCCTTTCTGAGAGCCCGTTTGCCTCTTAATGGCATATtctttgtttgcatttcagTCTTTACGGGACTGTGATTTTCTAATGGACTCGATACCTCACTGCTAAATTGATGCTTCTCATTCTCACTTACAGCCTTAGCAGACCTTAGTTTTTGTTTGGCATCGAATATACTTTCTACCtcagttttttgtgtttcttcgGAGGATGTCTCTATTGGTTGAGTTTTTTCAATGTTTAATTCCACAGTTGTTTCTGGGACCATGCTGAGTTGGGACTGTTCAGCGGCTGCTGGGGGAGATGACGTGActagaggaggagaagaaacaggAGGCGGAGAAGGAGGGTCGAGGGAGGGGAGGTGCTCTGTAAATGGAAGGGCATTGGTGGCAGCAGGTTCCAGAGAGGAAATGGAAGTGACAACATTTGAAGAAGGTGGTGATGCTAAAGTTCCAGCTGGCTTCTGGCTGGCTGATCTAAGTTGCCGTTTGGATTCGATGCTGTGGGGAGAATCAACTGGCTGATCAGAATCCTGATCTCTCTGAactctcttttgtttttggattTGTTTGGTCCTTGAGGGGAATTTCGACATTGGGCTTGATGATGTGTCAGAAGATGGTCCTGTCACCTGTGGGATTACAGGTGTACTCTCAATAGATtctacatgcatgtgtgtttcaggtACATGTTTCTCCAAATTCCTGGtttcaacagatgaatcaacAGAGGCCTTGTTGGGAACATTCTGACTTGATTTCACTGGGCTTTTAGTAGGTGAtgagctgctgttgctgttactTGATCTACGACGCAGGTTTCTGTCAGATGAAGATATTGGTCTACCATTAACATAGCCCACTatcactgtttctgtttgtcttaaCCGCTTTGGCAGAGGGACTGAAGCACCTCTTTTTCTACGCCAAGGGGGTAATTCCTTCAAGAGCGTGTCAAGTGTCTTTGTGGACACATCATATTCATTGTCATTATCATCATCTTCGGTCTCTAGAGGTATAACACTGTCAACAgcttcatctgttttaatttcttGCTCTCTCACCATCTCCTCTTCTGCTGAACCTGTGGTGTTGGaactttctgtctctccaaAGTTGTCATAGAGTATTCGTGTCTCTGGCTCAAGTTCCTGATGTTGTTCCTCTTGTATTCTCTCCCTTTCAGTTTCATCTGTCTCTTCCTCATCTTGATTCAACGGTGATGGGGCACTATTCTGTTGGAGAACGGGCTCACTGCTCTGTATTTTATCCAATGACAGCTGAGACTCAGCTTCCTCTATGGTATTATTCTCCAATGGTTCCTCTATCCTTTCTGATATTACATGCTCAGTATTCTCGTGTATGTCTTCTTGAGGCTCAGCATTATCTTTTTCTGCTTCAAATGGTGCCTGAGCATCACtttcttcacttcctgttgttttCCCTGAATCTGCAGCTGTATCCTGTTCTACATCTGCGCCCACatccatttctctgttctctgttggAGAGCTTATTGGAGATTGAGGAGCAGACTGCCCCTTGCTCTGACATTGATCTGTCTGACTGGTTTCAACTATAATGTCTACTTCACTGGCTGCTACCTCCACCATATCTCCTGTTCCTGGTATCACCCTCTCATCTGACTCTTCTGTTGACATTTGTTGATTCATTGCCTCCCTGCATGCTCCAGCAAAAGGCATATCCACAGGTGGTACACCTTCAGGCTTTGAAAGTATTTGTTTAGGGGTGACCAATGTGATCAACTCTGGCATTGGATTGGGACAGTTGCCCCTCCCAGCCAACGTACGGACAGTTTTTAACTCCCATATTTCATCTGAATACATATGTCCTCTGGTGCTTTTTCTGGCATTGCGGCGTGGGAGCATGTTGCGCTGCTGTTCCTTAAAACACTCTGTAATTGGTTTGTCAATATAAACAATGTCACAATGGCCGAGATCAGGGTCAACTATTCCCCTAAAAGAGTCCCTGGTCTGATGATCAGAGGATGCTTTCATGGTCTTCCTGGCAGTCCTTGGAGAGTCTGCAGGAAGAGTCACATGATCTGAAAACGGTTTTGCTGGTAGATCTTTGGCATTCCCAAGAGTCTCTCTCTGTCTAGCTTGATGTGTGTGACTAAACTGATTGTGTCTTTTTACAGAGGAGCTTAGTCTAGCACTATGAGTCTCTGTTCTGTTGGATGAATTTGAGTTACCCTGTCTGTCCTCCAAAGTGCCAGAGTCAGATGAAAGAGAGGCTGTGAGCACACATGACAACTTCTTACCAGCAGCAACATTGCTGGTCTTCATGATTTTCATCTTAAGAGGTGCATGATCACCATGACGGTTGTTCTCTGTGTCCACTGGATTAGCAATGGAGGTGAAAACCTGGTTACTCCCTGACCCAGGACTGCGAAGATCCAAAGCAGGGCTAGCAGTAAcagatgttttcagtgaaaCTGCAGTGTCTGGAACTTTTTTCATTGCACAACTGCTTGGGATAGAATGGGACATATCCTGGACTTCTGATTTAGGAGTGGATTCACTAGGAAACCTTAGCTCAGAGCATGACTTCTCAGGGGTGAGTGCGCTGGGTTTTGCAGTGGAGTAGGCAGTTCCCTGGATCCCAGAGGTAGAGTTAGAGGTTTGCTGCGTATTGGAGGATGTGAGTGCCTTGACCTCCGTCTGTAGGAAGCTTATGGCATCAACTATCTGTCTCTGATGGTGGGGGCAGAGTTTGGCCATGAACTGTTCCAGTGTTGAGGTGGACTGCAGGTCTTTTGCCTTTGCAACACGCAAGTCTGGAGACTCACTGGGGGAAAAAGAACAAGATAGATGTAACTGAACATTGAGAAGAGGCAAAAAGGGTTCATACTATTAATTTGTATgtgattattatatttatgcagaaaaatGTCCCTTCATCTCTGTAAAGCCCCTGATAAAATTGTCAAAGTTGTGgaattaaatgtgtgtgtgaaataattCACAAATGCATTACAATATTTATCATTGCATATTTATTAGAAGAATAAGTGATTTTAAAAGTGAATCTTCCATCCAGTGAACTTGACCAATTACACTGTTACAGctaatacatttttcttctttgcacAGTGGTGTTTTTTGTTACAGAATACATCAagaattttttttcacatgcacAAGACATTTAGTAATGGTGACCCACTTTGTTTAAAACAAGTCACATGTTTATCACTTGAAAGAGCAAATACATTGGGGGCAAATATAGAGTACATCAATTTTGTCAagttttcatgtatttaatgACTAGTGCAAAGgataacatttaaatacaagtGCTCAACAACTTAACAAATTAACCAGTAAAATAAGAACAGTAGCATGACAATACAGGCGTGGCAGAACAAAATTAGTCATTCTAATACCTGTGAGGTGTTCTTTGTGCCAATGCAAATCTAAATTAGTCAGGTAATTAATTGGGGGGGGGGAAGGTACTTCTGTATTTTTGGCTTAAGTTGTGTCAGCGAGGTAGGTCTATTACAAAATCCTCCGATACCTTTGGAGCATTTACACTATCACATTatgccaaaaatatatttatattataatcCGTCTGAAAAgataattttatttgttaaaaaagtCCTTTCTTAGCTACACTGTGGTCTTGTAACAAGGAAATGACCAGACAAATGAAACCACATCTGGATTCCTGAGGTGACCCTTTTAACAAATAGCATGTCACAAAGCTACGTTGAGTgatgaaaaagagaaattgCTTTGCACACAGTGTGCACTGCGGAGCAATActagtcagaaaaaaaaattaaagttaaatgtTATGCTAATTATTTAAAACCATCTGATAATAACAAACTTACAATAAATTTGTATATAATAATGCTGCATTGCCAAATACCATGCTACTAATATTTTGACACAGTAAAGCTGACATCTGTAATTTTCCAAATGTTGTCACCTTTGCTACAGCAAAGATGGTGGAAAAGCTAAAATTAAGCATGGTATGAAGGCTCTACTCAGTGTTGTTGGTATCCGGCTAAGTGAAATGTCATAGACCAAGCAGGTAACTtgaatgtggatttttttcaatttacttTGTTGAAACAGTTTTAGCAATCTCCACTAAATGCATGGATAGGAGAACAAAATAGTGTTAAAAAACAGTacagatttcagctttaaacCACACAGGTTATAATGCAACCTTTGAAGTGGGAAGCATGAATAACACAATACATGTACACTAAGTGAGCAGAGTCTTAGGACTTTCATTGAGATTTTCAGGAACGCAGTTTTAGGATGTTACATGAGCagtcttttaaataaaatacttccTTTTTGAGGCACTGTGAACTAGAgagaaatgtgttaattaaataCCTCATAGTCAACATCTTACCTGCAACTGAGGTTATGTTGATATTCACTGTGTaacaaagtacaaaaataaaaagagtgagtgaaaaagtaaaaacatgtacTTAAGATTTTTTTGGCTCCAAACATAAAATGATTTGTACAGCATTCCAAAATATCTCAATGTAACTTTTAgagattaaaaaatacatttttgagattaGAAAATAACCTTTGCTGCAAGTGGAACCtgacctttttatttatttatttgtttgtttgtttttttgctaagCTCATTAACTTCACATCCCTGCTGGTAAGGTCTAAAGAGTTCAAGAGGAGTACCTGAATAAAGAGTGGTAAGTGTTTCATCCCTGAGGGTTTCGCTCTCTGTTTCACTTAGCAATAGCGTTGCAGTGAGGAACTGACACAAAGTACATGCCTTTTTCTTACAGAGGAGTAAAATAACTGATCTAAAAAGCAGAAGCAAACCAAATTATACTTCAATTCCACAACATttcacaagcacacaaacattGATGTGTTAACTCATCTATGATGTTCATCTGTACATTAGGTATATAAATATTCTGGCAAATATGGACTCTGAGGGTATTTTATCATACATTAACCATTACCCACATTTTCAActggttttgagatatttcgGGTTCAAAGTTCATCTCCTTGACACATTGTTTACTTGACAGTAATTACACCTACAACACTCCAGTATTTTCCATAAAACAATCTCAAAAAGATAAACTTCACCATATACAACTAACTTCCCATTGTCATATTTGATTTAGTCCAATCATGCAAAATACACCCAGTGTCATTCTGTTATacactgtaaatgttaaatCAAATATACAAAAtctgtacatatttttttatggaCAGGGACACTCTTTAGTCATTTGAAGAGCAACACTGTTGGCAGCTGGGTAATCCTGTCAGTTCACAAAGACTTTTGCCCTGTACATTGTATTTaccaaacaaaagcaaacaatacCCAACTTGTGCAAGTGTGAAGTAAAGGACAATCTTCAATGTCTTCCCTTCACATCTATCATGTAAGACAGTTTAATATACCTTTTTAAGCATTATATACTTATGTGTCTATAAACACTTATgcaaataatgttttgttttattaaagccaTTTACATTCATGGTTACTTAAGTGATGACAAAactattaattaataaatattgattaataaATACTGCATTTACAAAATAACTCCTCCCCAAACATATAATCAGTTTGCGCAGGTATGTAAGGGAAGGTAAACCATTTTAAGAACAAAACagttcctaaaaaaaaaaaaaaaaaaatcagaaatgctCTTATCATCAGTTGTCTCAACAAAGAGCACCTACACTTCTCCTTCCCCCAtcccaaaaataaaacaaattataaaacattaaatatatcAGGGTGCAATTCACTACAAAGATACACTTAGATATTTACATGTGGTGAATCTTTTTGACAGATTTTCTACTgtcatctccatgacaactggtCTTGTAAGCTACTCGCCTTTACTGAAAGCTTTCTAGAATAAACTGTGTTGGGTGCATGAGAAATTGCTACATAAAAACAGCTATGAGAACAGTAAACTGTGATATGGATTTTCCAGATGAGGTAGTCGACCATTAGATTTGCTACGATAAACAATGTGAACATGTCTTACCTATCAATAAACACTAAGCACTTGTATGTCTTTAATGTATTCATTAAGATGCATTAGACACTGAATGAGAAAATAAAGCATGATTTTGAGTAATGCTGGATGATTGTCAATGCaagaataatttaattaataaaaatgaattagtGAATAGATTTTACTATTTGAAGcaatggttttgttttgttttttcaacctATATAAGCAAAGTTATTCCAACATTTTGTGAATATGTGTAAAATTGTTGATTATTAATGTTGATTAGGAGCAAAGGTTTGAGGCATCAACCTCATTAATGGTTAACcagatgaaaaataatgaacatgttGAACTTGGAGTGTGAaggaatgcaaaaaaaaaaaaaaatcaactaaaacaTCCCTGCATTTAGACCAAAGTGTGGCAGTGTACAAACTAAACAGTTAAATAAGAGAAACCCTACAACATAGTAAGTTTACCATCAAACATGAATTTGTTCTATTGTTACAGTGCTATTAGCTGGAACACACATGTTCCTCAACTATATGTTACTTTTGAATCATCTCTcacttaaaaatgtttataatgCAGGCATTCTTTGTAATATATGACTGCAAATATATGTTAAGTGTCAAAACTTAAGCAATCATTTCTTTAATCAAAACATCCACGTTCATCTAAGCAACACTGTGTACTTCTGAAAGGATGCAAGAGTTGCAAACAGATAATTACCAAGATTTGCTACAGCTGTGTATCCACCTGATAAAAGAATAATGGGTCATAATCCCATATTCTGGAATGTCCTGAGGTATAAGGGATAATGCACACTGAGGTGTCCCAGTAGAGCAGTATAACGGATGAGGCAGTGAACTCCATGAAGTAAAACATGGAGCTCTCTCTGTCAAGTCCACCAGgcaaaacactgaatgaattTTTCACCCAATCTTCTACATAGTATTCATTTTCAGGAAATGGCGTCAACCTGAGCTTTGGTATGGCCACTCAGAACAGAAAGATCTCAAGGTAATGGTTGTGTGGTTGCCTCCAGGAAAAAATCTTTTactcaatgtaaaaaaaagaactacATAGTCACTAGCGTGG
This genomic interval from Thunnus thynnus chromosome 14, fThuThy2.1, whole genome shotgun sequence contains the following:
- the LOC137197017 gene encoding microtubule-associated protein futsch-like isoform X1 gives rise to the protein MASQCKRQQCTIDRRDFRQELDSWRHRLIHCVGFESILEGLFGPELVEDLKLFKDLEPVAVSDWSFDENCLFCCLRRDKVKEHLIGLSNEGLEDSPKPLLVKDQTTISRLEQQAEEFLNAVLSRKDVPSFSDPHIPVVAREILQRMIRQFAAEYTSKTSSPQDSCSDPQPHSDQSLPTPPLLSGAPPTSPAATLAGPAHNQNPVLSKLLMADQDAPLDLTIKKPLAEPSEQEGVLDLSIKKNRCSSSLPFRSPCLSPATTTVKGESPDLRVAKAKDLQSTSTLEQFMAKLCPHHQRQIVDAISFLQTEVKALTSSNTQQTSNSTSGIQGTAYSTAKPSALTPEKSCSELRFPSESTPKSEVQDMSHSIPSSCAMKKVPDTAVSLKTSVTASPALDLRSPGSGSNQVFTSIANPVDTENNRHGDHAPLKMKIMKTSNVAAGKKLSCVLTASLSSDSGTLEDRQGNSNSSNRTETHSARLSSSVKRHNQFSHTHQARQRETLGNAKDLPAKPFSDHVTLPADSPRTARKTMKASSDHQTRDSFRGIVDPDLGHCDIVYIDKPITECFKEQQRNMLPRRNARKSTRGHMYSDEIWELKTVRTLAGRGNCPNPMPELITLVTPKQILSKPEGVPPVDMPFAGACREAMNQQMSTEESDERVIPGTGDMVEVAASEVDIIVETSQTDQCQSKGQSAPQSPISSPTENREMDVGADVEQDTAADSGKTTGSEESDAQAPFEAEKDNAEPQEDIHENTEHVISERIEEPLENNTIEEAESQLSLDKIQSSEPVLQQNSAPSPLNQDEEETDETERERIQEEQHQELEPETRILYDNFGETESSNTTGSAEEEMVREQEIKTDEAVDSVIPLETEDDDNDNEYDVSTKTLDTLLKELPPWRRKRGASVPLPKRLRQTETVIVGYVNGRPISSSDRNLRRRSSNSNSSSSPTKSPVKSSQNVPNKASVDSSVETRNLEKHVPETHMHVESIESTPVIPQVTGPSSDTSSSPMSKFPSRTKQIQKQKRVQRDQDSDQPVDSPHSIESKRQLRSASQKPAGTLASPPSSNVVTSISSLEPAATNALPFTEHLPSLDPPSPPPVSSPPLVTSSPPAAAEQSQLSMVPETTVELNIEKTQPIETSSEETQKTEVESIFDAKQKLRSAKAVSENEKHQFSSEVSSPLENHSPVKTEMQTKNMPLRGKRALRKEAEASDFALQQKPNVASLEDKSASGDDSSSSIPDKPTRMPLRSESSKAEMSHQSVPQSSPLDNKKLTLRSQRLTAPSTSAPSIAGRQSDVASPIRIMPERITKAQVRPPPLPVPSVLPHSSTIPVITPRPEPLKQSASKFLESLTGEENQQQITNLNIRYDKMQKGWVQMDKEGQPATKYKNKADRQAAIWKSKRRARKPKSSEHQRYSPVQMLFMKGFDLTSICRWFLESTETKSLVIVKKVNTRLPSETQLCFHSSSSASGTSQGVFPSLQAERLKKHLKKFAIASPVKSNPKSQKLIARALEQEANAVKGKERRELPSTTQTFNKSHSSAEACVQRGESQKASGKSKNPASARILRKYSNIREKMQVQQTSKVRLKDTSKSLKANNLKRLTTTKSASKSKLKRPLKARKSALPVSKQMKASAAKMGRRITLAGKKATKHPVQGRAVKAQGSGRPPKYTTRKEELPKRYSQRLGSPKISEHNPVDTSKRKADKKLFEAEKAEVEKPTVSKVNAAKMQAKESSQSTVAEMKGTENAVETPQQSVDVKVPTSPDQVLTRSQRKMEAAVPLTGSPSLVSKRAKKSMTSQNASPKSVRKAEEATLTRKGALKSLAKRSQAAMLPRSATKRAQELLETPAKRTRTSHSK